In the genome of Naumovozyma dairenensis CBS 421 chromosome 7, complete genome, the window GAAGAATTACAATATGTAACGGTTAAAGGTATTAAGAGATCACTTTTTTGACAACAAGAGTGTGCATTTCAGAGCTAAatagaaaggaaaataataaatgtaattataatatatatataaacatatacatatatacatacacacacacacacaaTTATTGGAAGATCAAGATATACCTCACACCACCCAGTTACTTACTTGCAAACCCATTTCTGCCATGTGTCgaattttgattttacCCCATTAGATAAACCTCCGCCAAGTGAAATAAGAATTCTATGCTTCCAGTCATATGATGTCCATTACCCGGCTTCAGAAGTTTTTACAGCCCTAGTCACTTTTAGCCCTGACTACTTTCAGCCCTATATGCATACACCCAGCGCCTTTGGAACCCTCAAATATTACCTTTCAGAGTTTAACAGTTTAGTCTAATAGAGTCTACGTAGTGGAActatgtatgtatgtacgtTTACAAGCATCTTAGTGTGTGTGTGCGTGTGTGAAAAGGTAGACTGGTTAACCAAACTATCTACAACAAGATTTCCTATAACTCACTATTTACATACATACAGGTCCCACGATTTCATTATACTATACATTGGTTAATTCAttggataataatttttgcttctctattttctttaactGCCCTGAAACCAAGtgttattatatttgaagattCCCCACAGTCATAGCAGATTTTAGGCTACCATGTTAAGACCAATAACAAGTCGCTCAACTAATGTTCGATCATCTATTCTACAAAATGTTCACACAAGTAGTAATACCTCTATATTACTTTCAACAAGATCAATATCGTCCAAAAGTTTaactttccaaaatttatcttcatattcaaaccttaataatgattctaaCCATGATCCATCTCAACTATTTCCATCACCgtctccttcttcttcttcttcttcttcttgttcttccaCATCTTCCAAACCACATAATGCTTCTACTACGGTACCGGGGATTTCTCTCAATCCTCCAGATATGAACaatataaagaataataataaatcaaaatatctaGTGACTGATGTATTGAATTCAAGattaatgaaaaggaaaatagaTAAACCAAACAAAAATCCATATTTACCCAACTTCGATACTTTTAATAGATCTCATGCATCGTCCATTTCATCCACCACTGAAAAGAGAGATGTAATGCAATTGTGGTCCCTTTTGGAAGCATGTCTtcaatcaaattatttcGATAGAGCAAAATCTATATTAAATTCTCTTTACATGATTAATTCTcatagaaaatatttcatcgATGATTATAAtctatatttgaaaaaattatccGATTcaaatagaaataatataaatttgGACCAAATCTTAATGgatgatttgaaaacaaaatttaaatcaattcattataatGATAGAACATTATCCATCctaattcatcattcatTATCGTCAACTTCGAATAAACATGTAAATATTAAAACATACTTAAATATGAATAGAAACGGTATAAAGGAAAtcttaaaaaatatagataTCTTAAACATAAatgatttccaaaaattataCAACGATTTAAAGTTCATTCAACAAACAGACATCCCTCCATCAATAAGATCAATATTGCATCAAGAATCCAtgaaaacaacaacatcaaaTACTCCAAATCCTACACAATCATCAGAACAACAGCATGAAATCGTTAGATTGGATAATTCAGTAGAATCTATAAAGAAGCAAAATACAGAAGAATTAGTCGCGGTAGATACAATCGGTATGAAAGTAATCCGTCATACCTTATTAGGTTTATCGTTGAATGAAACACAACGGAATTTAATCTCAAATTACAATTTCGAACCAAATGAAAACAtaatgaacaacaacaatcacACCACCGCAAGCAGGAatgatttggatttttTCGAAATTTATAAATCATTAACGAACGAATCTGAAAGAGAAACATTCGAATCTATCCTTGAACAATTCAATATCGATAGACAACGTGCCCTAGAGAGTAGAGCTGCTGATGCAGCAAAGGAACGTTGGAAACatgattttgaagaagCTAAAGAAAGAGGAGATTTATCCATTAGGAAAAGTCTTAATGTGAAATTATGGAATTGGTATGAATTAATGTTACCCATTCttaagaaagaaattgaaaaggctcaattgaaattagaaaaacAATCAAAAATCTTTAAGAGTCAAGATTTTGATCCATACCTTTTATTAGTCAATCCTGAGAAAATGTGTGTCATTACAATCttagaattattgaaattaaactCTACAGGTGGGGTCATTGAAGGTATGAGAACTGCAAGAGCAGTTATATCTGTGGGGAAAGCTATTGAAATGGAATTCAGATCTGaacaattattgaaaaatgaatctAGCATCTTcaaagatattaataagaaatcagctgaatttaaaaaaatcgTCCAAAGGGCAAAATCTAATTTTAGATCTActcaattggaaaaatctaaaatattttggcCTCAAGCTGTTAGAGCTCAAATTGGTTCTATTTTAATTTCGACTTTGATCCATGTAGCCAAGATTGACGTCGAAGGGTTTGACCCCATTACAAAGACAAAAGTTTATGGTGAAGCCCCGGCTTTTGCTCATAGTTATCAATATTGTAATGGTATGAAATTAGGTGTCATTAAAATTCATAAAGCTTtaattaatcaattgaaCGGTGAAAGGCTTGTCGCCTCAGTACAACCACAATTATTACCTATGTTAGTTGAACCAAGAGAATGGAAGAACTGGAGATCAGGTGGATATTTCTATACTCAATCCACATTAATTAGATCCAAAGAGTCTCCTGAACAATTAGCATATTTGAAAGCAGTCTCAGACAAAGAAGCAATAGATGACGTTTACAATGGGTTGAATGCTCTAGGTAAAACTGCATGGACAGTCAACaaaagattatttgaaattatttccAAAGTTTGGAATGAAggtattgaatttttagatattcctcaaattcaatatgATATGCAATTAATCCCACCACCACCGAGAAATTCAGATCCTTCTATCTTACGTGAATGGAAATTACAAAACAAAGAGATTGCCAATAAAATATCCAAAAATAGATCAATTAGATGTGATACAAATtataaattggaaattgcAAGAGCTTTCCttggtgaaaaattttatttcccACATAATTTGGATTTTAGAGGTAGAGCATACCCTTTGTCACCACATTTTAACCATCTTGGTAATGATTTGAGTCGTGGGTTATTAATCTTTTGGAAGGGTAAAAAATTAGGTCCTGATGGGTTATCATGGTTAAAGATTCATTGTGCAAATCTTTATGGTATGGATAAAATTCCATTTACTGaaagaattcaatttattgaagatcATATTGAAGATGTTAAAGATACAGCAGAAAACCCATTAGATGGTAAAGGATGGTGGAAGAAGGCAGATAAACCATGGCAACTTCTTGCTACATgtattgaattgaatgaagCACTAAAATTGGACAATCCAGAGGATTTCATTTCACATCAACCTGTTCATCAAGATGGTACTTGTAATGGACTACAACATTATGCTGCATTAGGTGGTGATGTAGAAGGTGCCACTCAAGTCAATTTAATTCCTAATGAAAGACCTCAAGATGTTTATAGACATGTAGCGAATTTGGTTAAGAAAAGATTAGAAAAAGCTGTTCTCGCAGGCGATAAAAAGGCTGAATTATTAGTTGACAAAATTACAAGGAAAGTGGTTAAACAACCAGTAATGACAAATGTTTATGGTGTCACGTATGTGGGGGCCACTttccaaattgaaaaacaattgTCTGAATATTTCCCCGATCGTAAACAATGTTTTGATTTATCTAAGTATTTAACCTTCCATGTCTTTGCTACAATTAGAGAATTATTCCATAGTGCTCATTTGATTCAAGATTGGTTAGGTGAATGTGCCAAAAGGATTACTAAATCTATAAGGCTAGATGTTGATGGTAAATCCTTtaaaaatggtaataaaCCGGATTTTATGTCATCAGTGATTTGGACAACACCCCTGGGATTGCCTATTGTTCAACCATATCGTGAAGCTACAAAGAAACAAGTGATGACTAATTTACAAACAATTTTCATTAGTGATCCATTTGCCATTAATGGTGTCAATGCAAGAAGGCAAAAAGCTGGGTTCCCACCAAacttcattcattcattggATGCATCACATATGTTATTATCTGCTATTAAATGTAAGGAAAATGGTTTGGAATTTGCATCAGTTCATGATTCTTATTGGACTCATGCATGTGATGTGAATAAGATGAGTGTTTATTTGAGagatgaatttattgaattacaTAAAGTCGATTTAATTGAAAGACTgaaagatgaatttgatgaacGTTATAAGGATTATGTTCAAATTGTTAAGATTGGTAAGACTACTGAACTTGCTAATAAGATATTAAAATGGAGGAAAGAACAAAGTGAGAAATTAGGTAGACCTTTAACATTAGCTGATGAAATTCAtatggaaaagaaaagacaAGATATGTTGAATTCAGAATCAGCTACTGTGAGAGCAAAGGGAAGTAAATTAGTGACGAGTATATCACTTGTTGAAGATGTTAAAGAGATTGATGAGTTGAAGCCTGTGACAGAAAGTATGTCAGTATTAGTTATTGTTCCATTAAAGCTACCAGAAATTCCGTCAAAGGGTGATTTTGATGTCCAAAATGTTAGAGAAagtaaatatttcttttcgtGATAATGCATTATGATAGAAAACCACACACGCGAAAAGTTCCATGATACccaaaaatagaaatatatcttgtaaatatgtaataaaaaaaatgtatgTCTATATGTTTTATCTGAAGTAATTAcgataatattaatgttatATGTATTGTTAATTTAAACATTAACGATTCAACATATAGGAATGTTTTTCGTGGGAATATATAGTCTATGTTTAAAAATGTCTATATAATTGTCAAAGCTTCTCTACGTATAAATAATCTTACCTTGTTTTTCGAAACTTTCAATTAATGGCAATAAAGGAGCCATTTCCTTCCTATCgataattttaaattccTTTGAGAAACTAATAAAATGGGCGAAAAATGAATTCCAATGAGCTTCCAACGACAAATGCACAATCTTatcaaaatgatgatgataaatatgTGCAAAAATTCTAAACATTTGTACCATAATCCTTTGTACATCCCTCAAAAATACCTGTGGGAACGTAGCGTCATTCCTCGTGGGGAACAAATTCTTATCATTgactttattatttatccACGTTAATGCCAGATCAATGTATTGACTTGCCGGTAGTGAGACTTGTCTATTATTGGCGTCTAACCATAAATAATCAGTATGCGGGTCGGCATTCATAGTCGGGTATGCGTCTGGTGTGACATATTCTGCAATGACTCCGTAAAATTGGTTCAAATTAGTGAAGAATTCGAAGACATTTAATGCTATCCATTCTCCGATGTCTACATATTTAGGTAATTGAACGATTGTCTTGAATGAACCTTTCACTAACGCTGTTCGAACGAAGGGTTCACTTAAAAACATTACTTGTTGGGTTTCAGGCTTGTCGGATTGATGTGACGTTAAAGTATTTTGTGATGCATTGGCATTTATTTTATGAGATGAggaatttgatgatgattgaggttgctgttgttgttgggGTGGGAGATTGTTTTGTGATTTCCTTTTTGGAGATGGCAATTTTCGAAGAGATAGTTTAGAATTACTACTATGAGGACTTGAATATATTGTACTCATTTGAGGAGGCGGAGTTGGTGTTCCCAAATTGTGCGTTTGGTTCTTTGTCTTTTTAGAATTTCTTCCAAAACCTCTGTCATATAAAAGAGTAGAAAAGTAGAAATCGAtcgatttttttttcatttcatgTTAGTAAAGCTtgttaaaaatataagctaaaatataattctaGTGAGTAGCTGCAAGACATACttgaagttgaaaaatgaCATTGTAAATTGGTTCTTTTTGCTGTTAGGTTATTCTGAAAATACAATTGATGATGGACAGAAGTTTCGctgaaagagaagaagttgttattaatttctatttttataGTTCACGATTAAGGTAGCTCGTATGCATAGGTCAGATGTTGCTACTATCGCTGTAATGATTAATTTAGTCAATAATGATTGTCAACCTTaccattaattgatttcatGTACAAGTATTAAATTTCAGATCAAATCAATAAgttttggaatttttcacttttccCCAAAGGGGTGTGCCGGAGAAATAGATGTGTCATTTCGGAGGTATAGAGTGACGCCGTCTTTACtgacatttttttcatgAGAAAACTATATCTGGACTTTCTTGTCGAATACTTAAGAAGTAATACTTCCTCGATGGTTTTGTTCGTAAGATTGTTGATATTAATTAGATATTTATGTTAAGATTGTATATGCGAAAAACAGTACTTACATATTTAAAGTTTTGCTATTGAGTTTTGTGAAGAAGAATGCGAATATTAATACTGAGGGAAAGTCAACCGGTAAGCGAAAACATTAATCATTCAGCATCCTCCTCCTCATCAGCATCTTCTTCAGGAGTGACTTGGTAGAAGGAcaatttataattattcttcttaataGAAATGAATCTAATCCAATCTCTCAattgattcttcttcaaatatttcttagttaaatatttcaaatatttacCAGAAAATTTAGTTGTAGAGACAATAGTCACTATAGAACCATCTTCCTCAACAGTGATTGCATTGCCCAAATTACCAATGGTTCCATCCACCTTAATATgatcaattaaaaatttagcATACGAAGCTGGATCAAAGACACCATTTTCAGTTGGGGAGGAGACATCCACAGTTAATGTCTTGATAGTCTTTTGTTGTCTTCTTGAGGtcttaatataatatatacgTTCTTTTGTTAGTAATTTTAGCCCATAGTTGGCCATATCTGTTATATCATTCGCCTACTGCTATTAACAATCACAACTAAATTGAGGGGGAAACCTCAATgtgaatttttaaaatacaGCAAAGCTTAAATGAGTATGCATTATTTCTACATATACGTTGGTTAAATGcatttccaattttctGGGAAaaacttcttctttgataaGTTAGTTTGTTTTGTCACAACAGGAATAGATCGACTTGTATAACAGATAGCGTCCCCAAATAAAGTTCTTTCTAGAACCTATGGAATGGATGTATTAAAAAAACGTACAATTGGTGCCATTTcgtttgtttatttgtcTGGATATAAGTTTGGTTTGGGTTACTTGAGGGTATGGAAAGCTAAATGTATTTCACTTTGTTACAACTAAATGCTTGTGAACCACTGATGGATGTACTTGCACATATCCATGTACCTCTTCAAGTTAATAGATAAAACGAACAGTTTTCGCGTCTCTCTGATTGTTTTTTGCGTCACCCAAACGATGTTACacgaaaacaaaaataagaaCAACAACCGTATTTGAAGACCCAGACCTCTTCTCAATACCTATTTTCTGAAATGTACGGATGTAAGGTTTTGCTTTTCAAAATGCACGGATGGTGCCGTCAATTTTTTGGGGATCgtaaaagaagaacaacaagaagaaaacgTGTAACAATAAAAGTAAATCAAGTCAAAATAAACAGAGGTGGATAGGATGTGTTATTAGCAGACCATATCAGAACGTAGTTCAAGCAGTTTACAATTGGCTTTTTTTTAACAGAACAGCTCTGTCTGACCCAGCATACATATTTGGATTATCCCATACTCTTTTTACACAAGAGTTTTCTGCAACAAAACACAAATACTATAGTATTCCCTGAAGTTTAAGGTGTCGTAATAAGTGGGGTCAGCAAAATTAACACACTGAACAACCTACTTCccatataataattatgtCTGATTCAGAGGAAGATTTGGGTATAGAGTTAAAAGGACTCAAGatatccaaatatttaaagaaagataCAGAAACAAATCGATCACAACAAtcaaatgaagaaaaacacAATGATGAAGGTCTTGGCTCTACTCCCTTGCAAGAAACGTTAATTGAGGAACATAGTGATACAAATGAAGCAGAAGATCATAGTAATTCTGAATCCTCATCTCTAAGTGATAACAATGGAAATCTGACAATAGATTCGTTACCAATGTCATATAGGAATATGAACTTAGAGGAGGGCCAAAAAGACGTAATAGAAAACTCATCATTAAACCAATCTTTATCACCATCTTTTCAACCTATACGATCGAGTGAAACCCCTTCGATATCATCAAGGAACGAACCACATCAGcaaaaacaagaacaagacaTATCTCCAAACGATGCTATACCGAAAGCCAAAAATGATCATGAAGATACACATTCTCTCTCCTCGGATGatactgatgatgatagtGAGTGGCAAACAATGCCAGCAGTAGCATCATATAACGTATACAACAAGAACGGTGAACTAGAATTGAAACCTTACGATAGTAATGAAGAAACATTTGACATTGAACAAATCCAGAAAACTggtaaatataataataaaaataaacaaacattCGATTATACCAAAGTTGCAGAAGAGACTCAAGCACAAAGATCATATTTATCTAATAAAAAGACTGATTTCCTATTCGAACAtaaaaagttgaaaaaagCTTTACAATCGAAAAATAAATCCACAGAATCACAATTGACTAAttattcatcttcaaattcaaagCTCAACTCTGAAATAACTCTTAACAACCCTgaagaaatagaagaagaagaagaagaagatagCGAGTTTGATGAGTTTGAAGATGACGTGGAGGCACAAGATGATTTGAATCCCACTTCACAACTAAGCGTCACCAAGGATTTATTATCAGATATGGAAAAATTCGCTTACTTAGGTGCAGTCAACGTACTTGTCAATCAAATGTGTACTGATCTTGCAACAGTTTGTCTTTGTGTGGATATCAAATCTCATAAGAAATTGGCAAGTAGATTACATTTTACTCAAAAGGATATGGCCGCATGGAAAACTGTCATATTATCAAGATTATATGAACATTTAGCTGTATCtcaaaaggaaattgaGATGATTGAAAAGTTATCATTGCATAAGATTCAATTAGAAGATCTTTGTAAGTGTTTGAAGACTACTCAAAATGTGGAAAATCCCTGGGAGAAGgacaacaagaaaaaatcatccCTCGATAACTCACAAGAAAAAGGcgaaaagaataaatcaTCCCTCGATAATTCACAAGAAACAGATGCCAATTCTGAAAAGATGCGACATTCTAACGAAGAGGAAGGCACGATAGAAACGAAAACCGAAACGAAGGAATCAACCTCTATGGTCCCACAGAAAGTAATAAAAccagaaaatattaatgatcAAAATCGACTGAATATAGACATAGCATGGACAATCATTTGTGATTTATTCTTAGtatttttacaaaattataCATATGATGCTCGTTCTCGtactttattaataaaattcGCTAAAGCGCTAAATATTactaaattggaaatttgtgaatttgaaaaacgTATCACTGATTCCTTAGATATGGAGCAATCCACTGAAGATCAAGAATGGAATGAAACTGATCATATGAAAAGTAGACGTAAGAGGAAAAGGCGGAAGAAAATGGCATATGTTGGGTTAGCTATGGTAGGTGGCTCTTTGGTATTAGGATTAAGTGGTGGTCTTTTGGCTCCTGTCATTGGTGCAGGTATTGCTGCTGGGTTATCTACCATTGGTATAGGTGGTGCCACGGGGTTCCTTACGGGAGTAGGTGGTACCACCGTAGTAGCATTATCAAGCACAGCTATCGGTGCTAATATTGGTGCAAGAGGTATGTCAAAGAGAATGGGGAGTGTCAGAACATTTGAATTTAGACCTCTTCATAATAATCGTAGAgttaatttgattttaaGTGTTTCTGGTTGGATTATAGGTAATGAGGATGATGTCAGATTACCATTCTCAACTGTTGATCCTCTTGAAGGtgatttatattctttatattgGGAACCTGAAATGTTAAAATCCACAGGTCAAACGATCAATATTGTCGCAAGTGAAGTATTTACTCAAACCATTCAACAAGTCCTGGGAGCTACTATCTTAACAGGTCTTATGTCTGCTATTCAATGGCCGATGGCTCTTTCTAAATTAGGTTATATATTGGATAATCCATGGAATGTATCATTAGATAGAGCATGGGCTGCAGGGCTTATCCTAGCAGATACTTTGATGTCAAGGAATTTAGGTGAACGTCCCATTACGTTAGTAGGGTTTTCCCTGGGGGCAAGAGTCATCTTTTCATGTTTAATTGAACTTTCTAAAAGAAAGGCATCTGGATTGGTTGAGAATGTTTTCATATTTGGTACTCCTATTGTTAGGAAAAGAGAACATTTAGTTATGGCCCGTTCCATCGTCAGTGGAAGATTCGTTAATGGTTACTCAGACAAAGATTGGGTCCTCGCTTATTTATTCCGTGCAACTGGAGGTGGATTCAAAGCAGTCATGGGTATTTCTCccattgaagatattaacgaaattgaaaacttcaATTGTACAGAATTTGTAGATGGTCATATGGCATACCGTAAAAATATGCCAAAACTATTAAGAGAAATGGGTATTGCTGTTCTTGATGATACTTTTGtggaaattgaagaaattatgGATCCCAATGAAtataaaaggaaaaggaaattagTGCACGATGTTGATGCAGCCcagaaaaaattatctgaAAGGAAAAAGCACAACAGTTGGATGCCCAAATGGCTGAAACCGAAAAAATCCAAATGGCAAGTAATGGTGGAAGAAGCTGTTGAAGAAGGTAGAGAAGGAGCTCTTGAAGGAGAAGACGATGGTTCATCTACTGAcgaaaaaaatcaaaacaaagAGGAAGGATAATGCTATTGTTGATCATGGAGCATTGATGCATGAATTGGAATTACTGAAAGCAGCAATGACACGAAGAACCAAAAGAAAGTGAAGCAGcagctgctgctgctgctgctgaCCANACaatgaagaacaagaacataACAGTTCGACTTCAACTTCAGCCTCAGTCTTAACTTCAAAACCTCATCCGACACCATCAACGCCAAAAACTCAGCAAGATAATTTCCAATTACTTAGTGCAGGGAGAACTATACTTCCTGAAGACGAAGATATGCACTCGAGATCGAAGAAAATTGAGTTTTCCTTTcctgatgatattaaataGTAGAGGATTCACTTCAGCCATCAAGTATtttgattcattttttatttcattttataCAACAAATTTTAGATAGATTCTATTGCATTCATATTCACAAAAAACTCATAATTATAAAACTGACGAATTTAAAAGTCATATTAAGTCGTAACATACGTTACATTTTACATTACATAAATCTCTATAGTtgtatatctatatattcttgttttatttttcatatcatACAATTTACAAGAAGACTTCGGCgtttaattcaacaaatgaTGCAGCAAATGGAACATCAAAGTTATTCATTACCTCAGGATGTAAGACACCCAAGTTACCAACTACTTTCGCATTTTCACCTTCTTTACTTCTAAACATAACTCTAGCACCTCTGCCTGGGAAGTATGTAGATAAAGAATCATCTTGTTCTATCCAATAGCCTCTACCAGTAGAGCCGGCACCGTAATCAGCAATCCATTCAGTTCTGAAAGTTTGCATAATTTTACCTAATAAACCTTGAATAATTTCGAAACCTGAGTTCTTACCAACATAAATAGCACCCCAATGACGTTCATTATAAGCTTTTCTTTCTAAAGAGTTATTCTTGAAAACAACATCACCTGTTTCAAACACTTTGATTGGTAATGAATGttttctattttctttaacaGTCTTCAAGATACCAGGCAACAAAGTAGTCCTGACAACTTGATATTCTAAAGTCTTTGGATTTGCTAGCTTAACCACCTTGGTGTTATCATCTTTCATTCTTAAGAActtgaaattttcatcatgAGAACATAAAGTCAATGGTAGCACTTCCACCCATGATGCTTGGGATGAAGCAACTCTGAAAATATCAGAGATCTTATTGATTGGCAATGCAGATGCGATAAAGTTGGCATTCGATAATTTTTCACCCTTTGGCAGGTTATTGAAACCGTAACCGACAGCAGCATCTTCCATTATATCACATGGATGTAAAACATCTGTTCTTGTGATTGGAATAGTGACCTCAAGGATATCATCACTTTTATTAGACTTAACAGCATCTAGAGACATTCTTTTTAGACATGCTACAATTTGTTCGGGAGTTTGTTCTAAACCTAAGGCAGAATTGATATAAGTAACGGAGGTTTCCATTTTCCTTTCAGTAAAATCTGGAACGATACGGGATTGGTTATTATGTTCAGAAACCACTTCAACAGCTTCCACTGTGAATGGTTCATCACAGTAACGTGAGAACATGGCGACTAATTGATTCAACACGATATCAGCTTTAGTCTTGTCAATAGCAGtaatatcaataaagaCATTACGGGTATCAAGAGTGATCTTAGTATGTTctgaattaattaaagGTGGTAAAGAACACACAACATCATTTTTATCCATCATTATTGGGAATACTGGAGAATTTTCAATCAATGGGACGAAACGACCTAAGTTATTCTTTTGTTCTGGTTGTTTATAAAATTCTATTAATTCAGCACCATTGAATTCCTTAGTTTGGTTCAATGGAATGAAATGA includes:
- the MIL1 gene encoding Mil1p (similar to Saccharomyces cerevisiae YFL034W; ancestral locus Anc_8.32), which gives rise to MSDSEEDLGIELKGLKISKYLKKDTETNRSQQSNEEKHNDEGLGSTPLQETLIEEHSDTNEAEDHSNSESSSLSDNNGNLTIDSLPMSYRNMNLEEGQKDVIENSSLNQSLSPSFQPIRSSETPSISSRNEPHQQKQEQDISPNDAIPKAKNDHEDTHSLSSDDTDDDSEWQTMPAVASYNVYNKNGELELKPYDSNEETFDIEQIQKTGKYNNKNKQTFDYTKVAEETQAQRSYLSNKKTDFLFEHKKLKKALQSKNKSTESQLTNYSSSNSKLNSEITLNNPEEIEEEEEEDSEFDEFEDDVEAQDDLNPTSQLSVTKDLLSDMEKFAYLGAVNVLVNQMCTDLATVCLCVDIKSHKKLASRLHFTQKDMAAWKTVILSRLYEHLAVSQKEIEMIEKLSLHKIQLEDLCKCLKTTQNVENPWEKDNKKKSSLDNSQEKGEKNKSSLDNSQETDANSEKMRHSNEEEGTIETKTETKESTSMVPQKVIKPENINDQNRLNIDIAWTIICDLFLVFLQNYTYDARSRTLLIKFAKALNITKLEICEFEKRITDSLDMEQSTEDQEWNETDHMKSRRKRKRRKKMAYVGLAMVGGSLVLGLSGGLLAPVIGAGIAAGLSTIGIGGATGFLTGVGGTTVVALSSTAIGANIGARGMSKRMGSVRTFEFRPLHNNRRVNLILSVSGWIIGNEDDVRLPFSTVDPLEGDLYSLYWEPEMLKSTGQTINIVASEVFTQTIQQVLGATILTGLMSAIQWPMALSKLGYILDNPWNVSLDRAWAAGLILADTLMSRNLGERPITLVGFSLGARVIFSCLIELSKRKASGLVENVFIFGTPIVRKREHLVMARSIVSGRFVNGYSDKDWVLAYLFRATGGGFKAVMGISPIEDINEIENFNCTEFVDGHMAYRKNMPKLLREMGIAVLDDTFVEIEEIMDPNEYKRKRKLVHDVDAAQKKLSERKKHNSWMPKWLKPKKSKWQVMVEEAVEEGREGALEGEDDGSSTDEKNQNKEEG
- the FRS1 gene encoding phenylalanine--tRNA ligase subunit beta (similar to Saccharomyces cerevisiae FRS1 (YLR060W); ancestral locus Anc_8.33) produces the protein MPTVSVNKKQLFDLLGKQYGNEEFDELCFEFGIELDEDTTEEALKNNEEPELKIEIGANRYDLLCIEGIAQSLNEYLGRAETPKYKLTKPTTKLYIEQSSEQIRPYAAAAILRNITFTEKSYASFIALQDKLHSNLCRNRSLVAIGTHDYDTMEGPVYYRALPPKDIHFIPLNQTKEFNGAELIEFYKQPEQKNNLGRFVPLIENSPVFPIMMDKNDVVCSLPPLINSEHTKITLDTRNVFIDITAIDKTKADIVLNQLVAMFSRYCDEPFTVEAVEVVSEHNNQSRIVPDFTERKMETSVTYINSALGLEQTPEQIVACLKRMSLDAVKSNKSDDILEVTIPITRTDVLHPCDIMEDAAVGYGFNNLPKGEKLSNANFIASALPINKISDIFRVASSQASWVEVLPLTLCSHDENFKFLRMKDDNTKVVKLANPKTLEYQVVRTTLLPGILKTVKENRKHSLPIKVFETGDVVFKNNSLERKAYNERHWGAIYVGKNSGFEIIQGLLGKIMQTFRTEWIADYGAGSTGRGYWIEQDDSLSTYFPGRGARVMFRSKEGENAKVVGNLGVLHPEVMNNFDVPFAASFVELNAEVFL